AGACATATTAGAAGCAGTTGTCATCGCAATTCCCGTGGTTTGTTGAGAACTGGAGTTTAACTGCTGTGCTGTTTCACTAACCACAGAAGCACCCTTGTTGATCTCCAGCATGATCGTTCTTAGATTGTAGATGAATTTGTTTACGTAATCGGCAAGTTCCCCTGTCTCATCCTTACTGTTTATGTCTATTTTTTGCGCCAAGTCACCGTCGTTTTCAGCAATATCTGCCAGCTTGTTTTTAAGTGTATTAATAGGTTTAATTATTTGACTGATAAAAATAATAGCTAAGAAAAG
This genomic interval from Desulforamulus reducens MI-1 contains the following:
- a CDS encoding HAMP domain-containing protein gives rise to the protein MDRAPTDAMDGLVKQIQEVVTARTSDMEKSQTARNNTVRNEMLFFIIAVTGISLFLAIIFISQIIKPINTLKNKLADIAENDGDLAQKIDINSKDETGELADYVNKFIYNLRTIMLEINKGASVVSETAQQLNSSSQQTTGIAMTTASNMSQVSASVDQSLLVFRIYLISLRIQLL